Proteins encoded within one genomic window of Gadus macrocephalus chromosome 18, ASM3116895v1:
- the LOC132446323 gene encoding E3 SUMO-protein ligase ZBED1-like, which produces MPCIAHILQRSITVSLSDSGFVHALSKSRKIVGHFKHSPANTAELQAQQAALGQKQEPLVQDVPTRWNSTVDMVKRLNRNQAAIKATLDQQQHKLIMLTPPEWDKVQRLETLLEPCRYVTEILGGEAYVSCSVVLPALCHLRRVMEVSDEDPAYVVRFKTAFKEDLASRQEKTNNAWLKLATALDPRFKDLKTLPKSEREEVWTTLGGMLHEQSPRRSPQTSEDGPPKKKMSLLLQMCSDSDSDEEVQPGRDIHRYRAEPCISMEDCPLQWWSAHSGAHDKLALLARKYLATPASTVPCERLFSVAGHIVQKKRSALLSENVNQLVCLSNWLKEE; this is translated from the exons ATGCCTTGCATAGCTCACATCCTACAGAGAAGCATCACGGTGAGCCTCTCTGACAGCGGATTTGTGCATGCATTGTCCAAGTCTCGCAAAATTGTGGGCCACTTCAAACACAGTCCGGCAAACACCGCGGAGCTTCAAGCACAACAAGCTGCCCTTGGACAGAAGCAGGAGCCGCTGGTCCAGGACGTTCCAACACGTTGGAATTCGACGGTGGATATGGTCAAGCGTCTGAACCGCAATCAAGCAGCAATAAAAGCAACCCTGGACCAACAGCAGCACAAACTCATTATGCTGACACCACCAGAATGGGACAAGGTGCAAAGACTTGAGACTCTTCTAGAGCCCTGTCG GTATGTAACTGAGATCCTGGGTGGGGAGGCCTATGTATCCTGCTCTGTTGTACTGCCTGCCCTCTGCCACTTGCGTCGTGTAATGGAGGTCTCTGATGAGGACCCTGCATATGTGGTGCGATTTAAGACGGCATTCAAAGAAGACCTAGCCTCCCGCCAAGAAAAGACCAACAACGCATGGCTCAAGCTTGCAACGGCCCTGGATCCACGCTTTAAAGACTTGAAGACCCTGCCCAAGAGTGAAAGAGAAGAGGTGTGGACCACACTGGGAGGCATGCTGCATGAACAATCACCAAGAAGGTCTCCACAGACTTCTGAAGATGGGCCACCCAAGAAGAAAATGAGCCTGCTCCTACAAATGTGCtcagattctgattctgatgagGAGGTGCAGCCTGGCAGAGACATACACAGGTACAGGGCAGAGCCCTGCATTAGTATGGAGGACTGTCCATTGCAGTGGTGGTCTGCTCATTCAGGAGCCCATGACAAGCTGGCCCTGCTGGCTCGCAAATATCTAGCGActcctgcatccacagttccaTGTGAAAGACTCTTCTCGGTGGCAGGCCACATCGTGCAAAAGAAACGGTCAGCCTTACTTTCAGAAAATGTCAACCAGTTAGTTTGCCTCAGCAACTGGCTAAAAGAAGAATAG